The stretch of DNA GAGCGCTGGAACCTCCGAACTGAAAATTGAGCCAGTTCCAAAAGTGATTGTGCGTGTCGAGCTCATCAATATATTGGATCATAAGGTTCGTGTAAACAGCAATGATGATACAAGGAGAGTAGAGGTAAATCAAGCGACTCGAAGTTGACTTGTTTCTAGCCCTCGTTTCATGTCTGTTCGCTTTTGCAGgagttggtgaagaaggtgTTGAAAGAGGGGAACCTTTTTGAACCGGTTGAAGGATCGGAATGATTTTGGTTGCGGCGAAAAACACACATATTCTGTATGCTAACTGAATAAGAATCGAAAAGGTGAGGTTGCTAATAGAAATCTTGAGGAAATCCCAAAGAGACTCAAATGACTTAGGGAAATTTTCCGTAATGAATTTAATCACGACGTCCACAATAAATTCTTTCACTTTGACGTAAACCAACAGTAGTTTATCTTTAGTGGTGGACTTGGCCAAGAACTCAAAATGCACGTAATCAAGAAGATCCCTTCCTGTCTTGAAGTTATTAAATGTTGTCTGGATCGAATTGAGAAATTCCTTATTCAATGAGTTGGCTTGGTAGTCCAAattcttgaactcgttcaTAATAAATTTGAGCAACATATT from Ogataea parapolymorpha DL-1 chromosome VI, whole genome shotgun sequence encodes:
- a CDS encoding Integral ER membrane protein with type-III transmembrane domains, which produces MNSTPLFTILEGFCSLLSIQAIGQMSQYLIKHKSDTWSIVNLITSACILSSCLFFFVKIYVSPIDLQRVGLISASLLGSAFTCTILITVFGIYSGKASPLECSLMVAYIVKCCYELFPELSEMNFNMLLKFIMNEFKNLDYQANSLNKEFLNSIQTTFNNFKTGRDLLDYVHFEFLAKSTTKDKLLLVYVKVKEFIVDVVIKFITENFPKSFESLWDFLKISISNLTFSILIQLAYRICVFFAATKIIPILQPVQKGSPLSTPSSPTPAKANRHETRARNKSTSSRLIYLYSPCIIIAVYTNLMIQYIDELDTHNHFWNWLNFQFGGSSAQVPEVSNSVHSWQVWNWINIFGVLLLYSLELMSHDPDDSSLTDHWSI